The bacterium genome segment TATTTGATTATAATAGGTCTTATTTTTATCTCTTTTACTATTATTTTTTTACTTATGAACTGGATTGCAGGACTTCTTTTTAGTGGTTTTTTATTTTTTTATGACGGTATTGTTATAGCCGGTATCATAAGCAAAATTTTTCCCAGAAAAGCAGTAACCATATCTCTTCTGGAAATATCTGAATCGTAAATAAAAATTTAAACCGTAAGTTCTTTTATATAAAAACTTTATATAAAAAACGTCGGATAAGAAATATTATGTTAACTTCAGGGGTGAAAGAAAAACAAAAATTCCATTGTTTAGACCACTTCTTATGAATTAATAAAAATTGTTAAATAAATTATATTAAGTCATTTATTTATATAAACTTAATAATAAAAAATATGTGCTGATAGACCATATTATAGATGTTTAAAAAATATACTGGTTATCTTTAAATTGTCTAACTAAGTATCGGAAAAATATAAACTTATAACATATTGCCCCTTTAAAGACGTAAAGGAATTATATAATTCTAAACATATATAAATAAAGAACTTAAAACATACCATTTGATGTATTTTATAAAATTATCTTACAGTATGTTTCCTGGACAGAGTCCTTCTTTCCGGAAAGAACTATACTTATACACTAAAAATTTTTAATCAATGAATCAGATTTTTATCTCTCATAATATAAAGTTATCTTTTCCCCTGGTATGTACAAACAGACCAATATATTTAAACAATAAACCTCATTCTTGTTTGCTTATAGGGATAAACCCTTTTATCTTTTAAAAATCTTTTTATTTTGCTTTTAAAAAGGGTTAAAGAAGTTTAGTAAAATAGCAGATATCGGAATAAAACAGATAAGATTAAAATAACAGATATTATGCTTAACTTGAGGATATGAAGAGAAAAAATTTCATTTAAAATAACCCTTATATTTCTTCTTTCTCTAATTCATACAAAAACAGAGAGGGTAGAGCCCCCTACCCTATTATCTTTGCCAGAGAAAATATAAGACAAAAAAAAGGAGGAAGGATAAAATTATTATATATAATTAAATATCATAAAAATAATTCTATATTCCCTACAGCTGTTCTCATCAATAATAACTAAACACATAACTTAATAACTTCTTAACTTCAGAAGTTATATACTTATACAGTTCAGGACTTCTTACCTTCCTCTACTACTGCCTGCGCAGCAGCAAGGATTGCAATGGGAATTCTGAATGGAGAACAACTCACATAGTTCATACCGGCTCTATGACAGAACTTTACTGATTCTGCTTCACCTCCATGCTCTCCACAGATACCTACCTTCAGATTTGGTCTGGTTGCCCTACCCCTCTGAATACCGATATTAACCAGTTCCCCTATACCTTCCTGGTCAAGTACCTGGAATGGGTCTTCTTTAAGAATTTTATTATCCAGATAGGCAGGAACAAAACCGCCTATATCATCCCTTGAGAAGCCAAACCCCATCTGTGTAAGGTCATTAGTTCCAAAAGAGAAGAATTCTGCTTCCTGAGCAATTTTATTAGCAGTAAGTGCAGCCCTCGGTATCTCTATCATTGTTCCATAAAGATATTCTATTTTATCCAGTCCATATTTCTCACAAACCTCTTTATATACCTTTTCAACTATTTTTTTCTGATGTTTGAGTTCTTCCACAGTACATACCACAGGAACCATAATCTCAGGCAGTGCCTTTTTACCCTCTTTTATAAGTTCAGCAGTTGCTTCAAATATAGCCCTTATCTGCATCTCTGTTACTTCAGGATAGGTAATTCCCAGCCGAACTCCCCTGTGTCCCATCATAGGATTGGTCTCGTGAAGTACATCCGCTCTTTTCTTAAATTCTTCCATTGAAATACCCAAACTATTTGCCAGTTTTGTCTGTTCATCTTCTCTCTTTGGAACAAATTCATGTAATGGTGGGTCAAGCAATCTTATAGTTACAGGAAAGCCATTCATAACCTCTAAAGTTGCCTTAATATCCTTTTTTACATACGGCATCAATTCATCCAGTGCTGCTTTCCTCTCCTCTTCTGTTCTGGATATAATCATCTTTCTTAAACGGAAAAGAGGTTCTTCAGAACCCTTTCCATAAAACATATGTTCTGTTCTGAAAAGCCCTATTCCTTCTGCCCCAAAAGCAATAGCATTTTTAGCATCTTCAGGCGTATCTGCATTTGCTCTTATACCTAATTTTTTTATAGAACGCGCTATATTCATAAACTCTTTAAATCTCGGGTTCTCTGTTGCATCAATCATAGGGAGTTCCCCTGAATAGACATAACCCTTTGTTCCATTGAGTGTAAATATATCACCTTCCTTAAATTCTTTGCCTTCAACTGTAAGTTTTTTGTTATGTACATCTATTTTCAAAGCACCACAGCCCACTATACAACACTTACCCCAGCCCCTCGCTACAAGTGCTGCATGGCTGGTCATTCCTCCTCTACCCGTAAGTATACCCTGTGCTGCTCTCATTCCTTCTACGTCTTCAGGGTTTGTTTCTTCTCTTACAAGGATGACTTTTTTACCATTCTTTGCCCATTTCACTGCGTCATCTGCTGTAAATACAATATGTCCAGAAGCACCGCCAGGACCTGCAGGTAATCCTTTTGCAAGTGGTTTTGTCTTTGCTTCCACTGAAGGGTCAACGAGAGGATGAAGCAGTTCATCTATCTGAGAAGGAGACAATCGCATAATAGCAGTTTTTTCATCTATAAGCCCTTCCGCAAGCATATCCATTGCCATATTCAATGCCGCTGTTCCTGTCCTTTTACCTACACGACACTGCAACATCCATAAACGTCCTTCCTGTATCGTAAACTCTATATCCTGCATATCTTTAAAGTGTCTTTCAAGAGTTGTCCTTATATTGCATAGTTCTTTATAAACATTCGGCATTGCTTCTTCAAGAGATTTCAGGTGTCTGTTCTGTTCATTCTTTGTCTCATTATTTAGCGGATTAGGAGTTCTTATACCTGCTACAACATCTTCTCCCTGTGCATTCACAAGCCATTCTCCATAAAACTTATTTTCTCCTGTTGCTGGGTTTCTTGTAAATGCAACACCAGTAGCAGATGTCTCACCCATATTACCAAAGACCATTGCCTGAACATTAACAGCAGTCCCCCAGTCATCAGGAATACCTTCAATCCTTCTATAGGCAACTGCTCTTTTACCATTCCATGACTGAAATACCGCTTTGATTCCACCCATAAGTTGTTCCCATGCATCATCAGGAAATTCCTCTCCAATAACCTCTTTTACCCTCTTTTTAAACTTCTCACACAGGTCTTTCAGGTCTTCTGCTGTAAGGTCTGTATCTGCCTTATATCCCTTACTTTCTTTTAATTCTTCCATCATTTTATCTAATTGAACTCTTATGCCCTTACCTTCTTCTGGTTCTCTTCCTGCTGCTTTCTCCATAACGACATCTGAATACATCATAATTAACCGTCTATAGGCATCATACACAAATCTCGGATTATTTGTTTTTTTAATGAGCCCTGGAATTGTGGCAGAACAGAGCCCTATATTGAGTACTGTTTCCATCATTCCTGGCATTGATTTTCTTGCACCAGAACGGACAGAAACAAGTAAAGGATTTTTGGGGTCTCCGAATTTAGAACCCATAATATTCTCTATTTCTGATAAGTTTTTCTTTACTTCATCTATCAATCCCTCTGGAAGTTGTTTATTATGCTTATAATAATATGTACAAACTTCTGTTGTAATAGTAAAACCAGCAGGAACAGGTATATTTAGTTTTACCATCTCTGCAAGTCCTGCTCCTTTCCCACCTAAAAGCTCCTTCATACTTCCATCGCCATCTGCCTTACCCCCTCCAAAAAAATATACATATTTCCCCATTTTCTTCCTCCTGTATTGTTTTGACACGAAAACTTTTTTATTTTACTCTTTTTTATAACTTTTTCAAGTATAAAAAAATTTATGGAACTTCTATTAGAAGATTTTGAATTGATAAAACTTCCGATTTCTATATGAATCTGGTTATAATCAGATTTTTACTGTTGCATAGGAATAAAGAAAATATCTATGGGATTTATCAATTGGAAAGAAGGCGAAAAAAAAGCCCCTTTTTAAAGGGGCTCTTTTTTATAAAACATTATTTAATTCAAAATCTATAGATCAATCCCACTGTTATTACAGGATACCACACAAAATCTTCTACATTATCTTCTATTTCTTTTTCTTCCTTTTTCAGATTAGCTAAAAATGTTGGGTCATCAGAAAGAGTACCACCTTTAGAAGAGAGTTTTATATTCGGTGAGCCGTGATATAAAATACCAACATCACCGATAAATCCCCACTGTCTTTCTCCTCCAAAAGAGGTATCCCAACCAATACCTATATACGGTGAAAGAGTATCAAAATCCGCTTTTGCTTTTAGTTTTCCAACATCAGTAGAGGTATATGTTGTACCTCCGATATTTACTCCTCCTGGACCAATCTCTCCTTTACCTGTAATTTCATTTCCATTGTAAAAAACACCTCCAGTTAATCTGAAACCTCTACCTGTTGGATACCAGTCAATAGTTGCTCCTATAGTCATAAGATTCAGTTCTGCTTCATACTTAATACCTTCCTGGGTTGTGTCATAGTCATATGTAAAGTAGTTTAAATTTATCCGCCCACCGAACTTATCAGTAAAAGGTATCGCTACTTCTATACCTGGTCCTGGAGTCCCTAATTTGATTCCAGCACCAAACCCTACAGAACCTTCTTCCTGAGCAAATCCTGCGATACACAGTCCTGCTATGAGCAACATAGATATTTTAACTACCATTTTTTTCATTTTCTTTCACCTCCTTTTTCTTTCTATAGTTATTATAATCACTGTGACTATCAGTGTCAACACCACAGAATATCTCTCTCCTCTTTTTTTCAACAAAAGGTAAGGTTCCCCTTTTCTTCTGAACATTCAAACCTTCGGATATAAAAATAAAAAAGGCACCCTTTTCTAATAATAATAGAAAGAGTGCCTCTTTACTTTGTAAAAAATTAGAGTTTAAATCCCAATCCAAATAGAATCTTAAAGATGTTTAACTCTTCATCCATCATCTCTGTCATAAGATATGATGCTTCCATCTGGATGAATACATTATCTCTTATAAACTGTTTCAGACCTACCTGACCTCCCCAGATGAAGTTTGTATCGCTTTCATCTTCAATATCGTAGAAGAAGAAACCAGCTGCTGCCCCTATATAGGGAACGGTTGCTCCTTCAGTGGCAAAATGAAAGTTAGGTCTGATAAGAACAGCTCCGTATGTATATTCAAGCGATTCATACATTTCACCTTTGGTAGCATTTAAAATCCCTTCCAGCTGGAAGTTGTTAGTCAGGAATTTTCCTAAAGCAATCCTTCCTGTAATATCCCAGCTACTGGTTGCTCCATCAGCGATATCTAAATAACTATATCCTGCATTGAATGTTAGGGTTGTATCTCCCTGTTGAACCGCTGCTGATGCAAATGTAGCCATTCCTATTATCAACCCTGCAACCGCTAAACAGAATAATATCTTTTTCATTCTCTTTCACCTCCTTTCATATATTCTTATATTCTTAATATATTATATGGCTATTTTTACATCTGTCAAGTGTTTCAAATGTCCCTCTTTGTTTTTAGAAAGTGGAACTTTTTAATTATCTCTGTGTCTAAATAACAACAAAGGAGGAGAATGGATATAAGAAAAAATCTTTTAAAGGTAGTAACAGGAATGGTTATTTTCTTTATGGTTGTGTGCTACAGCGCAGAGAGTAAACCAGTTATACAGGTTGCAATTTTACTTGATACAAGTAGTAGTATGGAAGGACTCATTAATCAGGCAAGGGCATATATCTGGAAAATGGTTAATGAATTTGCTAAGGCATCAAAGAATGGAGAAACGCCAGAACTGCAGGTGGCTCTTTTTGAATATGGTAATAACAATCTATCTGCAGAAGAGGGATGGGTACGACTTATTGTCCCATTTACTACAGACATTGATAGAATTGCAGAAGAACTATTTGCATTAACAACCAATGGGGGAACTGAATGTTGTGGATATGTAATAAAAGAAGCAGTAGAAAAACTGCAGTGGAACAAAACAAATGATGATTACAAAGTTATATTTATAGCGGGAAATGAACCATTTACTCAGGGATATATTGACTACAAAGAGTCCTGTAAGAATGCTATAAAGAAAGGAATTATAGTAAATACCATTTACTGTGATGATTATCATACAGGTGTTACCTCTGGTTGGAAAGATGGTGCAGATATTGCAGATGGTGTATATTCCTGTATAGACCAGAATAAATCTATTGTTTCTATTAAAACACCTTATGATGAAAGGATAGCAAAATTCGGACAGGAATTGAATAGTACATATATCGCTTATGGAAAACAGGGAAGTTCAGGAAAGAAAAGGCAGGAAAAACTTGAAATAATAGCAGAGAAAAATTCCAAGGAAGGTTTTTTATCAAGGCAGGTTGCCAAAACATCAGTACATTACAATAATACCGATTGGGACCTTGTAGATGCATACAATCAGCATAATGTGGAGATTGAAAAACTAAATAAGGAAGAACTGCCTGTAGAAATGAGAAATATGAGTATTAAAGAACAGAGAACATATATAGAATCTATAAGCAAACAAAGAGAAGAAATCAAAAAGAAAATAAATGAGATGGGTATACAAAGGGAGAAATACATCGCAGAGGAAATGGCAAGGATATCTGGAGATACTGATACATTTGATAAAGTGCTTATAAAAACAATAAAGACACAGGCAGAGAAAAAACATTTCACGTTTAACTAAAATAAGAGAGGAGGACAACAAGATGAAAAGTAAAATATATGTGTTTGTGATGCTGTTACTTACAGGGATATTAAAAGCAGATGGATTTATAGTTGTTCCTCATCCTAATGAAAAGCAGACCCCCTACCCTCTTGAAGTAAGATACCATAGGGTAATTGTGGATATAAAAAATAACATTGCAAAAACAAGTATTGACCAGGAATTTTATAATCCTACGGGGTCTCGGCTGGAAGGCACATATATATTTCCTG includes the following:
- a CDS encoding VWA domain-containing protein, coding for MDIRKNLLKVVTGMVIFFMVVCYSAESKPVIQVAILLDTSSSMEGLINQARAYIWKMVNEFAKASKNGETPELQVALFEYGNNNLSAEEGWVRLIVPFTTDIDRIAEELFALTTNGGTECCGYVIKEAVEKLQWNKTNDDYKVIFIAGNEPFTQGYIDYKESCKNAIKKGIIVNTIYCDDYHTGVTSGWKDGADIADGVYSCIDQNKSIVSIKTPYDERIAKFGQELNSTYIAYGKQGSSGKKRQEKLEIIAEKNSKEGFLSRQVAKTSVHYNNTDWDLVDAYNQHNVEIEKLNKEELPVEMRNMSIKEQRTYIESISKQREEIKKKINEMGIQREKYIAEEMARISGDTDTFDKVLIKTIKTQAEKKHFTFN
- a CDS encoding porin family protein, encoding MKKILFCLAVAGLIIGMATFASAAVQQGDTTLTFNAGYSYLDIADGATSSWDITGRIALGKFLTNNFQLEGILNATKGEMYESLEYTYGAVLIRPNFHFATEGATVPYIGAAAGFFFYDIEDESDTNFIWGGQVGLKQFIRDNVFIQMEASYLMTEMMDEELNIFKILFGLGFKL
- the ppdK gene encoding pyruvate, phosphate dikinase, which encodes MGKYVYFFGGGKADGDGSMKELLGGKGAGLAEMVKLNIPVPAGFTITTEVCTYYYKHNKQLPEGLIDEVKKNLSEIENIMGSKFGDPKNPLLVSVRSGARKSMPGMMETVLNIGLCSATIPGLIKKTNNPRFVYDAYRRLIMMYSDVVMEKAAGREPEEGKGIRVQLDKMMEELKESKGYKADTDLTAEDLKDLCEKFKKRVKEVIGEEFPDDAWEQLMGGIKAVFQSWNGKRAVAYRRIEGIPDDWGTAVNVQAMVFGNMGETSATGVAFTRNPATGENKFYGEWLVNAQGEDVVAGIRTPNPLNNETKNEQNRHLKSLEEAMPNVYKELCNIRTTLERHFKDMQDIEFTIQEGRLWMLQCRVGKRTGTAALNMAMDMLAEGLIDEKTAIMRLSPSQIDELLHPLVDPSVEAKTKPLAKGLPAGPGGASGHIVFTADDAVKWAKNGKKVILVREETNPEDVEGMRAAQGILTGRGGMTSHAALVARGWGKCCIVGCGALKIDVHNKKLTVEGKEFKEGDIFTLNGTKGYVYSGELPMIDATENPRFKEFMNIARSIKKLGIRANADTPEDAKNAIAFGAEGIGLFRTEHMFYGKGSEEPLFRLRKMIISRTEEERKAALDELMPYVKKDIKATLEVMNGFPVTIRLLDPPLHEFVPKREDEQTKLANSLGISMEEFKKRADVLHETNPMMGHRGVRLGITYPEVTEMQIRAIFEATAELIKEGKKALPEIMVPVVCTVEELKHQKKIVEKVYKEVCEKYGLDKIEYLYGTMIEIPRAALTANKIAQEAEFFSFGTNDLTQMGFGFSRDDIGGFVPAYLDNKILKEDPFQVLDQEGIGELVNIGIQRGRATRPNLKVGICGEHGGEAESVKFCHRAGMNYVSCSPFRIPIAILAAAQAVVEEGKKS